One Sodalinema gerasimenkoae IPPAS B-353 DNA segment encodes these proteins:
- a CDS encoding ABC transporter ATP-binding protein — protein sequence MATVTVKNLNKTYNPKTIPVKDISLTVEDNEFLTLLGPSGCGKSTTLRLIAGLEEPTRGQIMIGDRDVTALKPGDRNISMVFQSYALYPHMSVYENMASALRLRKMSDSEIKQRVSEASRFLDLREDLMNRKPGQLSGGQRQRVALGRALVRQPDVFLLDEPLSNLDALLRERVRAEIKQLFEKQNTPVVYVTHDQVEAMTLSTKVAVLYEGNVQQLAPPSELYSRPANQFVAGFVGSPQMNLLTLQCQGQTARLGQGKLPLPSGLAKPPRQIVLGVRPEDMRLAQESDSIRFPGDVFLVENLGMQNLLSVRLTPGEGEQGPVEVRSLLPADLDWGGDRIELAVSPERLHWFDVDSGDRLG from the coding sequence ATGGCTACAGTTACAGTCAAGAACCTGAATAAAACCTATAATCCGAAGACAATTCCTGTTAAGGATATTAGCTTGACGGTGGAAGATAATGAGTTTCTGACCCTGTTGGGCCCGTCGGGCTGTGGGAAGTCCACAACCCTGCGGCTGATTGCTGGACTCGAAGAACCCACCCGGGGTCAGATTATGATTGGCGATCGCGATGTGACGGCCCTGAAGCCGGGCGATCGCAATATCTCCATGGTCTTCCAAAGTTACGCACTGTACCCTCACATGAGCGTTTATGAAAACATGGCCTCGGCGTTGCGGCTGCGGAAGATGAGTGACAGTGAGATTAAGCAGCGGGTGAGTGAAGCCTCACGCTTTCTGGATTTGCGGGAAGATTTGATGAACCGCAAGCCGGGCCAGTTATCGGGGGGACAGCGTCAGCGGGTGGCCCTGGGACGGGCGTTGGTGCGTCAGCCAGATGTGTTTTTGTTGGATGAACCCCTCAGTAACTTGGATGCGTTGTTACGGGAACGGGTGCGGGCTGAAATTAAGCAACTGTTTGAGAAACAGAATACTCCCGTCGTCTATGTGACCCATGACCAGGTCGAGGCCATGACCCTATCTACGAAGGTGGCAGTGTTGTATGAGGGGAATGTGCAGCAATTGGCCCCTCCGAGTGAGTTGTATTCTCGGCCCGCGAATCAGTTTGTGGCGGGCTTTGTGGGCAGTCCTCAGATGAATTTGTTGACGCTACAATGTCAGGGACAGACCGCTCGACTGGGACAGGGGAAACTCCCACTTCCCTCGGGGTTAGCGAAACCGCCGCGCCAGATTGTCTTAGGCGTGCGTCCTGAGGACATGCGTTTGGCTCAGGAGAGTGATTCCATTCGTTTCCCCGGCGACGTGTTTTTGGTGGAAAACTTGGGGATGCAGAATCTCCTCAGTGTCCGCCTGACTCCCGGTGAAGGGGAACAGGGCCCCGTTGAGGTGCGATCGCTCCTCCCGGCGGATTTGGATTGGGGAGGCGATCGGATTGAACTGGCGGTGTCCCCTGAACGCTTACATTGGTTTGATGTCGACTCGGGCGATCGCCTAGGCTGA
- a CDS encoding PAS domain S-box protein: protein MNNDLDKILLHLKPPRFSLKGQNILVFLGLTVAALAGNYFNISLFFGVDFLFGSIATLLITYLFGTAWGTLGAVLSNFYTLILWGHPYSMILLNLEILWVGIGLRRSSLNMVALTFLYWLGIGLPLGIIIYVFILQIPNQLTLLVVLKLTINGVFNALIASTIIVNTPLLEILSQGYRRSFPFRQTLFNSLLSFTIIPVLILIVVGSRVQFENLETEATEIVQAVSEEFRENLEITQTYRWGDLNLFEALLEAKRSPYPIQVFLLNHSSVVKKFPETANLFNLESGVIAAQGNNIYHWKPGGSMALMAQWRQSYYYTLIQEPGLPWDILVSLPAEPIVSKLQAFYIRNLVILLGIMGLAVISANALSRYLIQPLSQLADVSGDIPKKVSEDEPLHLPKTEILEFNLLSANFQMMAEALGEKFKEIKTANEELEQRVIERTKRLSEANQTLAAEIQERQRIETEIRKSQQRLALMVEQTPLGVLEWNMKFEVVSWNPAAERIFGYTAEEAIGTRIADRIVPPEWAFHVQQVMADLIARKGGARSTNDNIRKDGQRIICQWYNTPLISQAGDCIGIASMIQDITEQQRAEVELRESEQRFRDVSEAAGEYLWEIDLEGGYTYLSERVEAVKGYPVRDLLGRSPFEIMYGGDRPRVQELLNQAITHHSTFKTEYRNITPQGDIVWEEVNGVPRLDEQGNLIGFRGAGLSITDRKRSELELRQSEARLRQKAEELEQALRELQHTQSQLVQSEKMSSLGQLVAGVAHEINNPVNFIYGNLTHAEEYVQELLAVIASYQAHYPDPVAPVEEQLQDSDVEFLVEDFPQLINSMREGARRIREIVASLRNFSRLDEADSKLANIHEGIDNSLMILQSRLKQKGDRPEIQVLREYGQISPIDCYPGQLNQVFMNILANSIDALEERDRDRPWAQIREHPSCIWITTQQQGDRVRISIRDNGQGIPEAVRENIFNPFFTTKAVGKGTGLGLSISYQIIVERHGGKIDCHSTLGAGTEFLLEIPVRLGH from the coding sequence ATGAACAATGATCTAGACAAAATACTCCTCCATTTGAAGCCGCCCCGGTTTAGCCTAAAAGGTCAAAACATTTTAGTGTTTCTGGGCTTAACCGTTGCTGCTTTAGCCGGAAATTATTTTAACATTTCTCTATTTTTTGGGGTTGACTTCCTGTTTGGCAGTATCGCCACACTGTTGATCACCTACTTGTTTGGAACCGCATGGGGAACGTTAGGGGCAGTTTTATCAAATTTCTATACCCTGATTCTCTGGGGACATCCTTACAGCATGATCCTCTTGAATTTAGAAATTCTTTGGGTGGGGATTGGCTTACGGCGCTCCTCTCTAAATATGGTTGCGTTAACCTTCCTATATTGGCTGGGGATAGGATTACCTTTAGGCATCATTATTTATGTATTTATTCTGCAAATCCCCAACCAGCTTACCCTATTAGTTGTTTTAAAACTAACAATTAACGGTGTTTTTAATGCTTTAATTGCCAGTACTATTATTGTCAATACTCCATTACTGGAGATATTAAGTCAAGGGTATCGGCGGAGTTTTCCATTTCGTCAAACCCTCTTTAATTCCTTGCTCAGCTTTACGATTATCCCTGTTTTGATTTTGATTGTCGTGGGAAGTCGAGTTCAATTTGAAAATCTGGAAACTGAAGCTACTGAGATTGTTCAGGCGGTATCGGAAGAGTTTCGAGAAAACCTAGAGATTACCCAAACCTATCGCTGGGGAGATTTAAATTTATTTGAGGCACTGCTTGAAGCCAAGCGCAGTCCCTACCCCATCCAAGTGTTTTTACTAAATCATTCATCCGTCGTCAAGAAATTTCCTGAAACGGCCAATCTCTTTAATTTAGAATCCGGAGTTATTGCAGCGCAGGGCAATAACATTTATCACTGGAAACCTGGGGGATCTATGGCATTGATGGCTCAGTGGCGCCAGTCTTATTATTATACCCTTATCCAAGAACCTGGATTGCCCTGGGACATTTTGGTGTCTCTTCCAGCAGAACCTATTGTAAGTAAACTACAAGCGTTTTATATTCGTAATCTAGTTATTTTATTGGGAATTATGGGACTGGCGGTGATTAGTGCCAACGCCCTCAGTCGTTATTTGATTCAGCCTTTGAGTCAACTGGCGGATGTCAGTGGGGATATCCCCAAAAAAGTCAGTGAAGATGAACCGCTTCATTTGCCAAAAACAGAAATTTTAGAGTTCAACCTTCTTTCGGCAAACTTTCAGATGATGGCTGAAGCGTTAGGAGAGAAGTTTAAGGAAATCAAAACTGCTAACGAGGAACTTGAACAACGGGTGATTGAGCGAACCAAGCGACTCTCGGAAGCAAATCAAACCTTGGCCGCAGAGATTCAGGAGCGACAACGCATTGAAACAGAAATCCGCAAATCTCAACAACGATTAGCACTGATGGTTGAACAAACACCATTGGGGGTTCTGGAATGGAATATGAAGTTTGAGGTGGTGAGTTGGAATCCGGCCGCTGAACGAATTTTTGGCTATACCGCAGAAGAAGCGATTGGAACTAGAATTGCCGATCGCATTGTGCCACCGGAGTGGGCCTTTCATGTTCAGCAGGTGATGGCTGATTTGATTGCACGCAAGGGGGGCGCTCGTAGTACGAATGATAATATTCGCAAAGATGGACAGCGAATCATTTGTCAGTGGTACAACACGCCTCTGATCAGTCAAGCTGGCGACTGTATTGGCATTGCTTCGATGATTCAGGATATCACCGAGCAGCAGCGGGCCGAGGTGGAGTTACGAGAAAGTGAACAGCGATTTCGAGATGTGTCGGAGGCGGCGGGGGAATATCTCTGGGAAATCGATCTCGAAGGAGGCTATACCTACCTCTCGGAGCGTGTTGAGGCGGTTAAAGGGTATCCAGTGCGAGACTTGCTGGGACGATCGCCGTTTGAGATTATGTATGGGGGCGATCGCCCACGGGTGCAAGAGCTTCTCAATCAGGCCATCACTCATCACTCCACGTTTAAAACCGAATATCGCAACATCACCCCCCAGGGCGATATCGTTTGGGAAGAAGTCAATGGGGTTCCACGTCTCGATGAACAGGGGAACTTAATCGGCTTTCGGGGAGCAGGTTTGAGTATCACCGATCGCAAACGCTCTGAACTGGAATTGCGTCAATCTGAAGCCCGTTTGCGGCAAAAGGCCGAAGAACTTGAGCAAGCCTTGCGGGAGTTACAACACACACAAAGCCAGTTGGTGCAAAGTGAAAAAATGTCCAGTTTAGGACAGTTGGTGGCTGGAGTGGCCCATGAAATCAATAACCCGGTGAATTTCATTTATGGGAATCTAACCCATGCTGAGGAGTATGTGCAGGAGTTATTGGCCGTGATTGCCAGTTATCAGGCGCATTACCCCGATCCGGTGGCCCCCGTTGAAGAACAGTTGCAAGACTCCGACGTGGAGTTTCTAGTAGAGGACTTTCCCCAATTAATTAATTCAATGCGGGAAGGGGCCCGACGGATTCGTGAGATTGTCGCCTCGTTGCGGAATTTCTCCCGCTTGGATGAGGCCGACTCGAAACTGGCGAATATCCATGAGGGGATTGATAATTCTCTGATGATTCTCCAAAGCCGTCTAAAACAAAAGGGCGATCGCCCGGAAATTCAGGTGCTGCGTGAGTATGGCCAGATTTCTCCCATTGATTGCTATCCGGGGCAGTTGAATCAGGTGTTTATGAACATCTTGGCCAACAGCATTGATGCCTTAGAAGAACGCGATCGCGATCGCCCTTGGGCGCAAATCCGCGAACACCCCAGTTGCATTTGGATTACCACCCAACAGCAGGGCGATCGCGTGCGAATTTCGATTCGTGACAATGGCCAGGGAATCCCGGAAGCAGTGCGGGAGAATATCTTTAATCCCTTTTTCACCACCAAAGCCGTCGGCAAGGGAACCGGATTAGGCTTATCCATTAGCTATCAGATTATCGTGGAGCGTCATGGGGGCAAGATTGACTGTCATTCAACCTTGGGGGCCGGGACTGAGTTCCTCCTGGAAATTCCCGTCAGGCTCGGCCACTAA
- a CDS encoding argininosuccinate synthase, which produces MGRATKAVLAYSGGVDTSVCIPYMKKEWGVEEVITLAADLGQGDELEPIREKALTSGASESLVANLQEEFIQDYAFPAIRANALYENRYPLSTALARPLIAKKLVEVAAEYGADAVAHGCTGKGNDQVRFDVAIAGLNPDIKVLAPAREWGMSRQETIAYGEKFGIPSPVKKSSPYSIDRNLLGRSIEAGPLEDPWNEPIEEEVFLMTEAIAKTPDEAEYVEIGFEEGFPVSVNGEALAPVKLIETLNAITGRHGFGRIDMIENRLVGIKSREIYEAPALLALILAHRDLESLTLTKDVTHYKRGIEETYSQLVYNGLWFSPLKGALDAFIAETQKQVTGTVRLKLFKGNAHIVGRKSTNTLYTDELSTYGSDDKFDHKAAEGFIYVWGLPNRVWSQKLRG; this is translated from the coding sequence ATGGGTCGTGCTACCAAAGCCGTACTGGCATACTCAGGTGGAGTGGATACTTCAGTCTGCATTCCCTACATGAAGAAAGAATGGGGGGTCGAAGAAGTGATCACCCTTGCCGCTGATTTAGGTCAGGGAGATGAACTCGAACCCATCCGCGAAAAAGCCCTCACATCTGGGGCCAGTGAGTCCCTGGTGGCCAACTTACAAGAGGAATTTATCCAAGATTACGCCTTCCCCGCAATTCGGGCCAACGCCCTCTACGAAAACCGCTATCCTCTTTCCACGGCCCTGGCTCGTCCTCTGATTGCCAAGAAACTGGTGGAAGTAGCGGCAGAATATGGGGCTGATGCTGTGGCCCATGGCTGTACCGGGAAAGGCAATGACCAGGTTCGCTTTGACGTAGCGATCGCCGGACTGAACCCCGATATCAAGGTTCTGGCTCCGGCTCGGGAATGGGGCATGAGTCGCCAAGAAACCATCGCCTATGGGGAGAAATTTGGTATTCCCTCCCCCGTTAAGAAGTCTTCCCCCTACAGTATCGATCGCAACCTCCTCGGTCGTAGCATCGAAGCAGGCCCCCTCGAAGATCCTTGGAATGAACCCATCGAGGAGGAAGTCTTCTTGATGACCGAGGCGATCGCCAAAACCCCTGACGAAGCTGAATATGTGGAAATCGGCTTCGAGGAAGGCTTCCCCGTCAGCGTCAATGGGGAGGCTCTGGCCCCGGTGAAACTCATCGAAACCCTCAATGCCATCACCGGACGACATGGCTTTGGCCGCATCGATATGATCGAGAACCGCCTGGTGGGGATTAAATCTCGGGAAATCTACGAAGCCCCCGCGCTCCTGGCCCTGATTTTGGCACACCGGGACCTAGAAAGCCTGACCCTGACCAAAGATGTCACCCATTACAAACGGGGTATCGAAGAAACCTACAGCCAACTGGTGTATAACGGCTTATGGTTTAGCCCCCTCAAAGGGGCCTTAGATGCCTTCATCGCAGAAACCCAGAAACAGGTGACGGGAACGGTGCGGCTGAAGCTGTTTAAGGGCAATGCCCACATCGTCGGCCGTAAGTCGACGAATACCCTCTACACCGACGAACTCTCCACCTACGGCTCTGACGACAAGTTCGATCATAAAGCCGCTGAAGGCTTTATCTATGTCTGGGGGCTCCCCAACCGGGTTTGGTCTCAGAAATTGCGCGGCTAA
- a CDS encoding SemiSWEET family sugar transporter: protein MQDATILGLLAGTMTTIAYLPQLIKTWQSKSADDISWSMLIILCLGILLWLVYGTSVHDLPVICANILTLILSSTILGLKVHYRLRRASID from the coding sequence ATGCAAGATGCAACGATTCTGGGACTTTTGGCGGGAACCATGACCACGATCGCCTATCTCCCCCAATTGATTAAAACCTGGCAGTCTAAGTCTGCGGATGATATCTCTTGGAGTATGTTAATTATTCTCTGCTTGGGGATTCTCTTGTGGCTGGTGTATGGGACATCGGTTCACGATTTGCCGGTCATTTGTGCCAATATTCTGACATTAATTCTCTCTTCGACGATTTTGGGCTTAAAGGTTCACTATCGCTTGCGGCGGGCCTCGATTGATTGA
- a CDS encoding YdcF family protein codes for MDFFMDFLMMEAIFFFLSKLLPPLVFPLGLASVLMLLALVLLWKRPAVASLAVLLGFVALMAGGNGWICSSLVRSLERQHLPVGELPQAGAIVVLGGATRSPNPPRPWVEVNEAGDRPIYGARLFLQDKAPFLILSGGRISWTGEIGSEAEDMAQLVQAFGVPESSLLLDQTSLNTRENAENVQVILEEQGIENILLVTSAIHMPRSLRVFQKLGITAIAAPTDFLIADSVTGGDAQSWQAIVLNLIPDAERLALTTRALKEYLGLWVYQLRGWA; via the coding sequence ATGGATTTTTTTATGGATTTTTTAATGATGGAGGCGATATTTTTTTTCCTCTCGAAGCTGCTGCCACCTCTGGTTTTCCCCTTGGGATTGGCCTCTGTGTTGATGCTGCTGGCCCTGGTGCTGCTCTGGAAACGTCCCGCTGTGGCGAGTTTAGCTGTTCTGCTGGGGTTTGTGGCCTTGATGGCTGGGGGCAATGGTTGGATCTGTTCGAGTCTGGTGCGATCGCTCGAACGGCAACATCTGCCGGTGGGGGAATTACCCCAGGCGGGGGCGATTGTGGTGTTGGGAGGGGCCACGCGATCGCCTAATCCCCCTCGTCCTTGGGTGGAGGTGAATGAGGCGGGCGATCGCCCTATTTATGGGGCCCGGCTGTTTTTACAGGATAAAGCCCCGTTTCTAATTCTTTCAGGGGGCCGCATTAGCTGGACTGGGGAGATTGGCTCTGAGGCGGAGGATATGGCCCAACTTGTCCAAGCTTTCGGCGTGCCGGAATCGTCGCTGTTGCTGGATCAAACGTCTCTCAATACTCGTGAGAATGCGGAAAATGTCCAGGTGATTTTAGAGGAACAGGGGATTGAGAATATCTTGCTGGTTACCTCGGCCATTCATATGCCGCGATCGCTGCGGGTGTTCCAAAAACTGGGGATTACAGCCATTGCTGCCCCCACAGATTTTCTGATTGCCGATTCCGTCACGGGAGGTGATGCCCAGAGTTGGCAGGCGATCGTTCTCAATCTGATTCCCGATGCTGAACGCCTGGCCCTGACGACCCGGGCGTTGAAGGAGTATCTTGGATTATGGGTGTATCAGCTACGGGGTTGGGCCTAA
- a CDS encoding TetR/AcrR family transcriptional regulator, whose product MGRHKEFNRQDVLDKAMVTFWRQGYEGTSIRTLIESMGIHRGSLYDTFGDKHSLFEESLARYDRTVVEGNLAPLQEADASLAALGGFFESVVDWSLEDSDHKGCLLVNTAAELAPQDPRISQQLRGYFHRIEATFASVLERSRQRQELTHPGDISLLAKYLLANLQGLRLAAKLNPNRQTLQGLVDITLSTLTQ is encoded by the coding sequence ATGGGGCGACATAAGGAGTTTAATCGACAAGATGTTTTGGATAAAGCGATGGTCACCTTTTGGCGACAGGGCTATGAGGGAACCTCAATTCGGACGTTGATTGAGTCGATGGGGATTCATCGAGGCAGCCTCTATGACACCTTTGGGGACAAACATTCATTATTTGAGGAAAGTCTAGCCCGTTACGATCGCACGGTCGTCGAGGGGAACTTAGCACCTCTTCAGGAGGCTGATGCGTCTCTAGCGGCATTAGGTGGCTTTTTTGAATCGGTGGTGGACTGGAGTTTAGAGGATAGCGATCACAAAGGCTGTCTCTTGGTGAACACGGCCGCTGAACTGGCCCCCCAAGATCCTCGCATTTCCCAACAACTGAGAGGATATTTCCATCGAATTGAAGCCACCTTCGCCAGCGTTTTAGAGCGATCGCGCCAGCGCCAAGAACTGACCCATCCTGGGGACATCTCCCTACTGGCCAAGTATCTCCTCGCCAACCTCCAGGGATTACGCCTGGCGGCGAAATTAAACCCCAATCGTCAAACGCTTCAGGGTCTGGTGGACATTACCCTATCTACCCTAACCCAGTAA
- a CDS encoding HetZ-related protein 2: MRTWDRVVHEWRSRLETDHPQRTPETREAILCWLLADQGAKFDELDGDHQQVLEQSMDFCYNILCRRYLGVSPEAAYRHLIRRLGSLVLLRNKIRTWVSLSRDRRRTVVDVVQEVLQEMLNSDRYLQGEMRRITRCGGDRHLQNALVLASLEEYCLRPIRNQPLLVYRFVNYLRRSQRGGLTQVPSQELVRLVSVEITPNHATDTMNLLDIQTLEHYDSDRAWEEQQTLRDIVAREFAQYLQDHVSPLAAQWLNLYLQGYSQEAIAEQLDVPIKQLYRLREKVGYHAIRVFSLKHSPDLVANWLKTSLQDHQLGLTSGEWQQYYDSLEPHQQEILDRCKAGESVEAIARSLGIKTTQVTSEWGKLYLAAQQIRNSTE, from the coding sequence ATGCGGACATGGGACAGGGTCGTCCATGAATGGCGATCGCGACTGGAGACGGACCATCCACAACGCACTCCTGAGACTCGGGAGGCGATTTTGTGCTGGCTTTTAGCCGATCAAGGGGCGAAGTTTGATGAGTTAGATGGGGATCATCAGCAAGTTCTAGAACAGTCCATGGACTTTTGCTACAACATCCTTTGTCGACGCTATCTGGGGGTATCTCCTGAGGCGGCCTATCGTCATTTAATCCGTCGTTTGGGGAGTCTGGTGCTGTTGCGCAACAAGATTCGCACCTGGGTTTCACTGAGTCGCGATCGCCGTCGTACGGTGGTGGACGTGGTGCAGGAGGTGTTGCAGGAAATGCTCAATAGCGATCGCTATCTACAAGGGGAAATGCGGCGGATTACTCGCTGTGGGGGCGATCGCCATCTGCAAAATGCCCTAGTTCTGGCTAGTTTAGAGGAATACTGTCTACGTCCGATTCGCAATCAGCCTTTATTGGTCTATCGCTTTGTCAACTATCTACGCCGTAGTCAACGGGGGGGACTCACTCAAGTTCCGAGTCAGGAGTTGGTGCGTTTGGTTTCCGTAGAAATCACCCCCAATCATGCCACCGATACGATGAACTTGTTGGACATTCAGACCCTGGAGCATTATGACAGCGATCGCGCCTGGGAAGAACAACAAACCCTCCGAGATATCGTGGCCCGAGAATTTGCTCAATATCTCCAGGACCATGTCAGTCCTCTGGCGGCCCAATGGTTGAACCTCTATTTACAAGGCTATAGCCAAGAGGCGATCGCCGAGCAGTTAGACGTTCCCATCAAACAGCTCTACCGCCTACGAGAAAAGGTCGGCTATCACGCCATCCGCGTTTTTAGTCTCAAACATTCACCGGATTTAGTGGCTAATTGGCTCAAAACCTCTCTCCAAGACCATCAACTCGGACTCACCAGCGGCGAGTGGCAACAGTACTATGACAGCCTTGAGCCTCATCAGCAAGAGATTCTCGATCGCTGCAAAGCCGGAGAGTCCGTCGAGGCGATCGCCCGGAGTCTCGGGATCAAAACGACTCAGGTCACCAGTGAATGGGGTAAACTTTACCTCGCCGCTCAGCAAATCCGTAATTCCACGGAGTAA
- a CDS encoding SDR family oxidoreductase, producing MKRILVTGATGRTGSLVVQKLRERPQEFEALGLARSPEKADQVFGSTEGFVFGDIRDRETLKESIEGCQGLVILTSAVPQVVAPPSEPGQRPQMGFAPGEEPEIVDYQGQVNQIEVAKAAGVQQVIVVGSMGGTDENHFLNSIGNGKILIWKRKAEQHLIDSGLSYTIIRAGGLLDEPGGDRELLVGEDDHLLNQPPEGVKPSIPRADVAELVVQALRETTARNKAFDVISNPEGPVTRDFAALFARTTAG from the coding sequence ATGAAACGGATTTTAGTGACCGGAGCCACCGGACGAACCGGCTCCTTGGTGGTACAAAAACTGCGAGAACGACCTCAAGAGTTTGAGGCGCTGGGCTTGGCGCGCTCCCCCGAGAAGGCGGACCAGGTGTTTGGCTCAACGGAGGGCTTTGTGTTTGGCGATATCCGCGATCGCGAGACCCTGAAAGAGTCCATAGAAGGCTGTCAGGGGTTAGTGATTCTCACCAGTGCCGTTCCCCAGGTGGTGGCGCCGCCTTCGGAACCGGGACAACGCCCCCAGATGGGATTTGCTCCAGGGGAAGAACCCGAAATCGTGGACTATCAGGGCCAGGTGAATCAGATTGAGGTGGCCAAGGCCGCCGGGGTTCAGCAGGTGATTGTGGTGGGGTCCATGGGGGGAACCGATGAAAACCATTTTCTTAACAGCATTGGCAATGGCAAGATTCTGATTTGGAAACGTAAGGCGGAACAGCATTTAATTGACTCGGGACTGTCCTATACCATTATCCGGGCTGGGGGGCTATTGGATGAGCCGGGGGGCGATCGCGAACTCCTGGTGGGAGAGGATGATCATCTATTGAATCAGCCTCCCGAAGGCGTCAAACCCTCCATTCCCCGAGCCGATGTGGCCGAATTGGTGGTGCAGGCGTTGCGAGAAACCACAGCCCGAAATAAGGCGTTTGACGTGATTTCCAATCCTGAGGGCCCGGTGACTCGCGATTTTGCCGCTCTGTTTGCCCGAACGACAGCGGGATAG
- a CDS encoding aldo/keto reductase translates to MEDMLNLGDRGLQVRPLGIGAWSWGDRFFWQYGSDYGEKQVREAFEAAINSGITLFDTAEVYGQGESERLLGKFHQSCEAPVHIATKYGPLPWRLFKSSVYDAVSASLERLQLDSIPLYQVHWPFTCFMSQETLLNALADEVERGRIQAVGVSNYSADEMMQAQQILQSRGVPLAVNQVRYSLLSRTIETKGILDMAKDLGVVLLAYSPLAQGLLTGKYTARNSPSGGRKMDAKFSVKGLQRIDPLLGMLRELGQKYQKTPAQVALNWLIGQGGIIPIPGAKTAQQANDNAGALGWNLSSEDWIRLEQASRPWL, encoded by the coding sequence ATGGAAGATATGTTAAACCTCGGCGATCGCGGTCTACAAGTACGCCCCCTCGGAATCGGTGCCTGGTCTTGGGGCGATCGCTTTTTCTGGCAATACGGCAGTGACTATGGTGAAAAACAAGTCCGAGAGGCATTTGAAGCCGCCATCAACTCGGGAATTACCCTATTCGACACCGCCGAAGTCTATGGACAAGGAGAATCAGAACGACTCCTCGGCAAATTCCATCAAAGCTGCGAGGCCCCAGTTCACATTGCCACCAAATACGGTCCCCTCCCCTGGCGTCTGTTCAAATCCTCTGTCTATGATGCCGTCAGCGCCAGTTTAGAGCGCTTACAACTCGATTCTATTCCCCTCTACCAGGTGCATTGGCCCTTCACCTGCTTCATGTCCCAAGAAACCCTCCTCAATGCTCTGGCTGACGAGGTGGAGCGGGGACGGATTCAGGCGGTGGGGGTGAGCAACTACTCCGCCGATGAGATGATGCAAGCTCAGCAGATTCTCCAGAGTCGAGGTGTGCCCCTGGCGGTGAATCAAGTGCGCTATTCTCTGCTCTCACGCACCATCGAAACCAAAGGGATTCTCGATATGGCCAAAGATTTAGGGGTGGTTTTGTTGGCCTACAGCCCCCTGGCCCAAGGCTTACTCACGGGAAAATATACCGCCAGGAATAGCCCTAGTGGGGGACGAAAAATGGATGCCAAATTTAGTGTCAAGGGCTTACAACGCATTGACCCCCTGTTAGGGATGTTGCGAGAACTGGGGCAGAAGTACCAAAAGACTCCGGCTCAAGTCGCCCTCAATTGGCTGATTGGCCAAGGGGGCATTATTCCCATCCCCGGTGCCAAAACCGCTCAACAGGCGAACGACAATGCTGGCGCCTTAGGCTGGAACCTCTCCTCGGAGGATTGGATTCGCTTAGAACAAGCCAGTCGCCCTTGGCTGTAA
- a CDS encoding alpha/beta hydrolase produces MASARRSRLRHYLIGEFSLKRMIASVLFIYFCICLYAYFGSERSIFVPPPASYSDSEAIIKLPIDENTEISAVHLPNEEADYTILYSHGNAEDLGMILPRLADLQSLGFGVFAYDYQGYGTSQGSPSEYNSYRDINAAYRYLTETLNISPSHIWIYGRSVGSGPSVDLASREAIAALTVESGFLSAFRVVTRRQLFPFDKFNNLSKIPNVYSPVLFIHGIDDRLIPLWHGETLYEAANDPKKAFWVEGAGHNDLLMVAGDRYPQMLEEFEQVIRKEQR; encoded by the coding sequence ATGGCATCCGCTCGTCGCTCACGACTACGACACTATCTCATCGGTGAATTTTCCCTCAAACGCATGATTGCTTCTGTTCTGTTTATCTACTTTTGTATCTGTCTCTATGCTTACTTCGGGAGTGAGCGGTCGATTTTTGTCCCCCCTCCTGCCAGCTACAGTGACAGCGAAGCCATCATCAAACTGCCTATCGATGAGAATACCGAGATTTCAGCCGTCCATTTGCCCAACGAGGAGGCGGACTACACCATCCTCTACAGTCATGGCAACGCTGAGGATTTAGGGATGATTCTGCCCCGCCTAGCGGACTTGCAAAGCCTCGGATTTGGGGTTTTTGCCTATGACTACCAGGGATATGGAACCAGCCAGGGCAGTCCGTCGGAATATAACAGCTATCGAGATATCAATGCCGCCTACCGCTATCTCACGGAAACCCTAAATATCTCCCCGAGCCATATTTGGATCTATGGACGCTCCGTCGGAAGCGGCCCGTCAGTGGATTTAGCCTCCCGAGAAGCGATCGCCGCCTTAACCGTTGAGAGTGGATTCCTGTCTGCGTTCCGAGTTGTGACCCGGAGACAGCTATTTCCCTTTGATAAATTCAATAATCTTAGTAAAATCCCTAATGTCTATAGCCCGGTGTTATTTATCCATGGAATCGACGATCGCCTGATTCCCCTTTGGCATGGAGAAACCCTCTATGAAGCGGCTAATGACCCCAAAAAAGCCTTCTGGGTTGAAGGGGCTGGACATAACGACCTGTTAATGGTTGCCGGCGATCGCTACCCACAAATGTTAGAAGAGTTCGAGCAAGTTATCCGCAAAGAACAACGCTAA